A single region of the Salvia splendens isolate huo1 chromosome 18, SspV2, whole genome shotgun sequence genome encodes:
- the LOC121776978 gene encoding protein trichome birefringence-like 33: protein MKAAPPSSASVFRSPYFFTMTALFLFMTILYNEDYHAYLRSSWTTKNKGEKLPFAVGEADNSCDVFSGRWVWDDDRPLYNEAECSYLYSPLCDKFGNPDTDYQHWRWQPKACSLPSFNVSVVLETLRGKRMMYVGDSLNVGQFYSMVCLVQKFIPSSAKSFSTRFNRSLRIFRAKDYNATIEFYWAPYLLESNADDPLVHHIEKSDRIVRKDSINTHGDNWKGADILVFNTYYWWMTGLNIKILQGTFYDQNREIEEVAIEEAYRMAMKNLAWWINENMDPNATRVFFTTLSPVHENATQWGGDAKGNCYNETVRIDDEKGKYSGLDNDKNVMKVIGEEFAKSRYPITLLNITQLSSYRKDAHVSVYNKRKWSPLTPEEIADPATYADCVHWCLPGLPDTWNELLFAKLLYP, encoded by the exons atgaaggcaGCGCCGCCGTCCTCCGCCTCCGTGTTCCGATCACCATACTTCTTCACCATGACGGCCCTCTTTCTGTTCATGACAATCCTCTACAACGAGGACTACCACGCTTACCTGAGATCATCATGGACAACAA agaataaaggagaaaaGTTGCCTTTCGCGGTGGGGGAGGCCGATAATAGTTGCGACGTCTTCAGTGGGCGGTGGGTGTGGGACGACGACCGCCCGCTCTACAATGAGGCCGAATGCTCTTACCTTTATTCGCCCTTGTGTGACAAATTCGGAAACCCCGACACGGATTACCAGCATTGGCGATGGCAGCCTAAAGCCTGCTCTCTTCCAAG TTTCAATGTATCAGTAGTGCTAGAAACTCTTCGAGGAAAGAGAATGATGTACGTGGGCGACTCTCTAAATGTGGGCCAGTTTTATTCGATGGTCTGCCTTGTACAAAAGTTCATACCCTCGTCTGCCAAATCCTTTTCCACTAGATTTAATCGTTCACTCAGAATTTTCAGAGCCAAG GATTACAATGCCACTATAGAATTCTATTGGGCGCCGTATCTCCTGGAGTCGAACGCCGACGATCCACTGGTACACCATATAGAAAAAAGCGACAGAATTGTCCGGAAGGACTCCATCAACACGCACGGTGATAACTGGAAAGGAGCCGATATACTGGTGTTCAACACCTATTACTGGTGGATGACGGGTCTCAACATCAAGATATT ACAAGGAACCTTCTACGACCAAAACAGAGAGATAGAGGAGGTGGCGATCGAGGAGGCTTATCGGATGGCGATGAAGAACTTGGCGTGGTGGATTAACGAAAACATGGATCCCAACGCGACGAGAGTCTTCTTCACTACCCTGTCACCCGTGCACGAAAA TGCTACTCAATGGGGAGGTGATGCGAAGGGCAATTGCTACAACGAGACGGTGAGGATAGACGACGAGAAGGGTAAATACTCGGGATTAGACAACGATAAGAATGTGATGAAGGTGATAGGGGAAGAGTTCGCAAAGTCGAGATATCCGATAACGTTGCTCAACATCACACAGTTGTCGAGCTACAGAAAGGATGCACACGTGTCGGTTTATAATAAGAGGAAATGGAGCCCTCTGACGCCCGAGGAGATCGCGGACCCGGCGACCTATGCCGATTGCGTTCACTGGTGTTTGCCTGGGCTTCCGGATACTTGGAATGAACTTCTTTTTGCTAAGCTTTTATATccttga